Below is a genomic region from bacterium.
CCGGCGGCGGGCTCAACACCTCAGAAACATGCCCCATTTCATGTCCGTCCAGGGAAAGGTAACTGCCTTCCTGCTCCAGCCAAAGCGGCCTTGGCAAGATCACATGGGCCTTGTTCAACAGCTCTTCAGGGACATGGGATCCAATAACGCCTAGAAAATCGGCCCTGGGCACAACCCCGCCCAAACCATGGTTTTGTCCTCCCCCAAGCAGCAATAGACAAGCCCCTGCCCCGCGGGCCTCACTTTCCTCAGGAATGCCAAGGCAGTTGAGCCGTAGCGCACAAGCAGGGTTTCCACCAGGTTTCAAAAGAATGAGCCTTAGCCCATTTTGGGGCAGAAGACCCTTTAGAAGGGCCAGGAACATGACATGTTGCAATGCTGAATATTCCCCTTTCCCACTCAGCTCGGGGCCGGCCACAATCAAGGGATGAAGGGAGTTCATGAAGCCACTGGCAATTTGCTCCACCACCTCCCTGAGCTGCAGGGGAAGTTCCTTCAGGGAGTCTTTTGATCTGATAGGCTCCACCTCCGAGAGGATCCTCCTCCACCTGGTGATGGGGTTGAAGCTGCCTGAGCCTTCGAGGGCCCTGGCCAGCAGAAACCTCACGGCCTCGGCAAGCTCATGGGAGGCAATCTCCGCATGTAGGGTTCTGAAAGCAGAGGAAACCCCAGAACCACCCATGGAGGCCACCCAAGCCCCCCTCTCCATGGACGCTCTTCTGATCATGGAGACCAGAAGAGGATGTGACTCCTCTGGATGGCCCCCCACCAACAATATGAAGTCCGCCTCGGACAGATGCACCCAGGAGCATTCCCTGAGTCCCAGGAAGGTTCTCTCCATTTCTTTAAGGGCGCCTTGAATGGGCAAGAGGGCCTCTCTTTCCAGCAGGCCTGCATGCCCCCCCATCCCCTCTTCCAGCATCTCTTTAAAAAGCCAAATCTCCTCGCAGGAGCAGTCTGCAGAGACCAGACCCAGCAACCCGGCTTTTCTTTGCCTTCCTTGCATCATGCCTGCAGCTAGCCTCTCCAAGGCATCCTCCCAGGTGGTGGGATGCAGTTCATGGTCTTTTCCCCTCACCATGGGCTCAAGTATCCTACCTCCCTTGTTCACCAAAGGCTCGAAACGCCCCTTGCGGCAAAGCTGACCCCTGTCTGGTCTTTGGGTGGAGAGAAGACCGTCTATGCGCATGAGATTTCCATCCCGAACACTGTATTGGCCCTGGCACAGGAGCCCGCACACAGCACATCTGGTTTGAACCACCCGCACAGGCCCTCTCTTGCCCAGCACTGCTTGGTGCGGCCTCAGTCTTTGATACATGGCTCCTGTTGGGCAAACCTGGAGGCACACACCCGAGGAATCGCAGCTGGAGTCCTCCGTGAGATCATTCAAGTCCTTACATATGAGGGTGCGCGCCCCCCTGTTCTGGTAATTGAGCACAGAATTGCCGGCCAGCTCCTTGCAGGCCCTGACACACCTCCCGCACAGGATGCAGCGGTTATGGTCCAGGGCCATGTAAGGGTTTGTGGCATCAATTGGGAACTCCTTGAAAGATGGTGGCACGGTCAGGTGGTCCATACCCAGCTCATAGGCCAGGCTCTGGAGTTCGCAGTCGCCGCTTTGGGCACAGAACATGCAGTAATGGTTGCGCTCTGCAAAAAGGAATTCCAGGATGGTTCTTCGGCTCTCCAAGATGCGCTCATTGCTGGTGACGACCTCCATGCCCTCCCTTACAGGCATGACGCAACTGGCCACAAGCCTTGGAGCCTTGTCCACCTCCACCACGCATATACGACAGCCTCCCCAGTTGGAAAGGGCGGGGTGATGGCACAGGGTGGGGATCCGGATCCCGTTTTCCCGTGCTGCCTCCAGGATAGTCATGTTCTGGGCAACAGTTATCTCCTTATTGTCTATGGTCAATCGCACCGTGGCTTTCTGGTCCATGGATCCGCCTCCTGCCCATCAGGCAACCTGGATGTCACAGCGCATGCAGCGGGAAGCCTCCGCCACAATAATCTGTTCGGGAAGCCCCATTTCCACCTCGGTGAAATCCCGGATGCGTCCCACGGGGTCTTTCTCTGGCATGGCCGCCCTGGGGCCCTGGGGCGTCTCAACCACTTCCATGGGAATCTCTATGTCAAGCTCAAGGGGCTCTGGGAAAGGAGCTTCAT
It encodes:
- a CDS encoding 2Fe-2S iron-sulfur cluster-binding protein; amino-acid sequence: MDQKATVRLTIDNKEITVAQNMTILEAARENGIRIPTLCHHPALSNWGGCRICVVEVDKAPRLVASCVMPVREGMEVVTSNERILESRRTILEFLFAERNHYCMFCAQSGDCELQSLAYELGMDHLTVPPSFKEFPIDATNPYMALDHNRCILCGRCVRACKELAGNSVLNYQNRGARTLICKDLNDLTEDSSCDSSGVCLQVCPTGAMYQRLRPHQAVLGKRGPVRVVQTRCAVCGLLCQGQYSVRDGNLMRIDGLLSTQRPDRGQLCRKGRFEPLVNKGGRILEPMVRGKDHELHPTTWEDALERLAAGMMQGRQRKAGLLGLVSADCSCEEIWLFKEMLEEGMGGHAGLLEREALLPIQGALKEMERTFLGLRECSWVHLSEADFILLVGGHPEESHPLLVSMIRRASMERGAWVASMGGSGVSSAFRTLHAEIASHELAEAVRFLLARALEGSGSFNPITRWRRILSEVEPIRSKDSLKELPLQLREVVEQIASGFMNSLHPLIVAGPELSGKGEYSALQHVMFLALLKGLLPQNGLRLILLKPGGNPACALRLNCLGIPEESEARGAGACLLLLGGGQNHGLGGVVPRADFLGVIGSHVPEELLNKAHVILPRPLWLEQEGSYLSLDGHEMGHVSEVLSPPPGVRRSWETLLALAGRTGVRALPSTMESLRARTMAAMNLS